From Garra rufa chromosome 19, GarRuf1.0, whole genome shotgun sequence, the proteins below share one genomic window:
- the LOC141291917 gene encoding guanine nucleotide-binding protein G(I)/G(S)/G(O) subunit gamma-8 yields MSNNMAKIADARKTVEQLKLEVNIDRMMVSKAAAELMAYCESHAKEDPLVTPVPSSENPFREKKIFCTIL; encoded by the exons ATGTCTAATAACATGGCCAAGATTGCAGATGCGCGGAAAACAGTGGAACAACTCAAACTGGAGGTGAACATTGATAGGATGATG GTATCTAAAGCAGCAGCTGAGCTGATGGCGTACTGTGAGTCCCATGCAAAAGAAGACCCCCTGGTGACCCCCGTACCATCCTCAGAAAACCCCTTCAGAGAGAAGAAAATTTTCTGCACGATTCTGTAG